One Idiomarina loihiensis L2TR genomic window carries:
- a CDS encoding TonB-dependent receptor: MNKFIFTGAVFSLFSPVLFAQTADVENSDKEEKQIERISVVGAATNFSVTADDIEQFQANDLADIFRESPSVSVGGSVGVAQKIYIRGLEDAYLNVTVDGAQQTSTLFHHIGRVTLDPDLLKQIDVQAGAGEATSGPGAIGGSIRFKTKDAQDLLHNDEQFGGRLKANYFSNDGTRYSGTLYGKLNDSFGLLGYFSTVDRNTMEDGDDNKIYGTAADQDLTFLKASGDIANNHYVSFSFEQRDEEGEFSARPNWVVPEGSPLYPSAAKRDTYVANYRFDHSDAVYLKATAYQTSSSFRGGRFDWLAEIDTQGFDIRNTSETLNHSFTYGVDYRSDEVESGPAAGPKENSEESSVLGVYAQAHSHITADLLFSYGVRYDDYEFQQQILLDEYSGEPVTDTPASLDDSELSFNAGLSYQLSQAWKFGLSYAEAARGKEIGDGFTLDEYLYDGNDIPVVAGDVVPETVENIETSIEYSANNLNAKFSVYQSTIYDVIFSGFAGNSVYNNIGDVESTGVEFNLAYRWNSLDMYFGFSSADSELSPRDGLYTESYDSIDLNAYEFNGLGNSRGNTIVLGADYFVTNDLSFGFNVTRVDDIHIKTLHQALENGWTDSLYTLNKPSYTVVDLYSAWDITNNFSVNIAVTNLLDEQYINHSSVGDYSEVFPTVVGPYEAGRDIRLSATYDF; the protein is encoded by the coding sequence TTGAATAAGTTTATCTTTACTGGAGCGGTGTTTTCGCTATTTAGCCCAGTCCTGTTTGCGCAGACAGCGGATGTTGAAAATAGCGATAAAGAAGAGAAACAAATAGAGCGAATTTCTGTCGTTGGCGCCGCCACAAACTTTAGTGTAACTGCAGACGACATAGAGCAGTTTCAGGCGAATGACCTTGCTGACATTTTCCGGGAATCTCCCTCGGTAAGCGTAGGTGGTTCTGTTGGTGTAGCCCAAAAGATTTATATTCGCGGCCTTGAAGATGCATACCTTAATGTGACGGTAGATGGTGCGCAGCAAACTTCCACCCTGTTTCACCATATTGGTCGCGTAACCCTGGACCCAGATTTACTCAAACAAATAGACGTACAGGCCGGCGCTGGCGAGGCGACCAGTGGCCCTGGAGCTATTGGCGGCTCAATACGCTTCAAGACAAAAGATGCTCAGGACTTACTGCACAATGACGAGCAGTTTGGCGGTCGTTTAAAAGCGAACTACTTCTCTAATGATGGCACGCGTTACAGCGGCACGTTATACGGGAAGCTTAATGACTCATTTGGTCTTTTAGGCTATTTCAGTACCGTTGACCGCAACACCATGGAAGACGGTGACGATAATAAAATATACGGTACAGCAGCAGACCAGGACCTCACCTTTTTAAAAGCAAGTGGTGACATTGCCAATAATCATTATGTGTCATTCAGTTTTGAGCAGCGCGATGAAGAAGGTGAATTCTCTGCTCGCCCGAACTGGGTTGTACCCGAAGGTTCGCCGCTTTATCCAAGCGCGGCTAAACGTGACACCTATGTCGCCAATTACCGGTTTGACCACAGTGACGCGGTGTACCTTAAAGCAACCGCTTACCAGACAAGCTCATCGTTTCGCGGTGGCCGTTTTGATTGGTTAGCTGAAATTGACACTCAGGGTTTTGATATTCGCAATACCAGCGAAACTCTCAACCACAGCTTTACTTACGGCGTCGATTACCGCAGTGATGAGGTAGAAAGTGGCCCTGCTGCCGGCCCGAAAGAAAACTCAGAAGAAAGCAGTGTATTAGGCGTTTACGCGCAAGCGCATAGTCATATTACAGCCGATCTTTTGTTTAGCTACGGCGTGCGCTATGACGACTATGAATTTCAGCAACAAATTCTGCTTGATGAGTATTCTGGCGAGCCTGTAACGGATACGCCGGCGAGCCTCGATGACAGTGAGCTTAGCTTTAACGCCGGTTTGTCGTATCAGTTGTCGCAGGCATGGAAGTTTGGATTAAGTTACGCCGAGGCCGCCAGAGGTAAAGAAATTGGCGATGGCTTTACTCTGGACGAATACCTTTACGACGGAAACGATATTCCCGTTGTCGCCGGTGATGTCGTACCGGAAACGGTTGAGAACATCGAAACCTCGATTGAGTACAGTGCTAATAATCTGAATGCAAAATTCAGTGTTTATCAGTCAACCATATATGACGTCATTTTCAGTGGTTTTGCAGGGAACTCTGTCTACAACAACATTGGTGACGTTGAGTCGACAGGTGTTGAATTTAACCTTGCGTATCGTTGGAACTCTCTGGACATGTACTTCGGCTTTTCCAGCGCAGACTCTGAGCTTTCTCCGCGCGACGGCTTGTACACTGAGAGTTATGATTCAATCGATTTGAACGCCTATGAGTTTAATGGTTTGGGTAACAGCCGTGGTAACACTATTGTTTTGGGTGCAGACTACTTTGTTACAAACGACCTGAGCTTTGGCTTTAATGTGACTCGAGTAGATGACATTCATATTAAAACCCTGCATCAGGCGCTGGAGAATGGCTGGACCGACTCGCTGTATACTTTGAACAAGCCAAGTTATACCGTTGTTGATCTCTATAGCGCGTGGGATATTACTAACAACTTTTCGGTGAACATAGCGGTAACTAACCTGCTGGACGAGCAATACATAAACCATTCAAGTGTCGGTGACTACAGCGAAGTGTTCCCAACCGTGGTGGGGCCTTATGAGGCCGGTCGTGACATTCGCCTTTCTGCCACCTATGATTTTTAA
- a CDS encoding bifunctional transcriptional activator/DNA repair enzyme AdaA: MSDYTRIEKAMTYMSGHVSSQPTLEDVAAHVHLSPFHFHRVFCKWAGTTPKRFLQALTLERSKRMLKGESSLMDVSLSMGLSGGSRLYDHFVKLEAVTPGEYKNEGQGVTIQYGVNETPFGKIFVAITPRGVCRIEFLGSRAVDEILTDLCKDWPKAALVSNENATNYVANVLFSRLKDGQSNPLSLHVMGTNFQVAVWRALLRIPPGKLASYSQIANVLDCPGASRAVGNAVGANPVAMLIPCHRVIQKSGALGRYRWGSAKKEMLQAWELLCEKPIEV, from the coding sequence ATGTCTGACTACACTCGCATTGAAAAAGCCATGACCTATATGTCAGGGCATGTATCGAGCCAGCCGACCCTGGAAGACGTTGCTGCTCATGTTCATCTCAGTCCGTTCCACTTCCATCGGGTGTTTTGTAAATGGGCAGGCACCACACCGAAACGCTTCCTGCAGGCCCTTACGCTGGAGCGAAGCAAACGAATGCTGAAGGGAGAAAGCTCTCTTATGGATGTTTCCCTCAGCATGGGTTTAAGCGGAGGCTCCCGACTGTATGACCACTTTGTAAAGCTAGAAGCCGTAACGCCAGGTGAATACAAGAACGAAGGCCAGGGAGTTACTATCCAATACGGCGTAAATGAAACTCCTTTTGGTAAGATATTTGTCGCAATTACTCCACGGGGCGTATGCCGCATTGAGTTTTTGGGCTCCAGAGCTGTTGACGAGATACTTACTGATTTATGCAAAGACTGGCCCAAAGCCGCGCTCGTAAGCAACGAAAACGCGACGAACTATGTGGCTAACGTACTGTTTAGTCGGTTAAAAGACGGGCAGTCTAACCCCTTGTCATTGCACGTTATGGGTACTAATTTCCAAGTGGCCGTATGGCGAGCGTTATTGAGGATACCACCGGGAAAGCTGGCGAGCTATTCGCAAATTGCCAATGTACTCGATTGCCCAGGGGCATCTCGTGCAGTTGGTAATGCTGTTGGAGCTAATCCTGTTGCAATGCTAATTCCGTGTCACCGTGTTATTCAGAAAAGCGGCGCTTTAGGCCGGTATCGCTGGGGTTCTGCGAAGAAAGAGATGCTTCAGGCGTGGGAGCTGCTGTGCGAAAAGCCAATAGAAGTATAG
- a CDS encoding TetR/AcrR family transcriptional regulator produces the protein MQRTKKAATKRQHILETGYRLVLKKGFAAVGLQEILKSCGIPKGSFYHYFPSKEAFGCELLKEYTNDYGCKFEQLLTASGSGRDNLMRYWDAWIADPDDPTRGWAEECLVVKLAAEVADMSETMRQILDDGVQQLIVKIATLIENGRSDGSLADGAPPLQLARMLYQMWMGAALLAKLSQDKEPLHEARNSTLLMLDCSDTKA, from the coding sequence ATGCAACGAACAAAAAAAGCGGCAACCAAACGCCAGCATATTCTTGAGACGGGGTACCGGTTGGTACTTAAAAAAGGCTTTGCTGCGGTGGGGTTGCAGGAAATTCTTAAGAGTTGTGGTATCCCAAAAGGTTCCTTCTATCATTATTTTCCATCGAAGGAAGCCTTTGGTTGCGAGTTGTTGAAAGAGTACACCAATGATTACGGATGTAAGTTTGAGCAGCTGCTTACGGCATCGGGTAGTGGCCGAGACAATTTAATGCGTTACTGGGATGCCTGGATAGCTGACCCTGATGACCCGACACGTGGTTGGGCGGAAGAGTGTCTGGTGGTGAAGCTTGCGGCTGAGGTTGCAGACATGTCTGAGACTATGCGGCAGATCCTGGATGATGGCGTGCAGCAGCTCATAGTAAAGATTGCGACTTTGATTGAGAATGGTCGTAGTGATGGCTCGCTAGCTGATGGAGCTCCTCCCCTTCAATTGGCTCGGATGCTTTACCAGATGTGGATGGGTGCGGCATTGCTCGCTAAATTAAGCCAGGACAAGGAACCTCTACATGAAGCGCGGAATTCAACTCTTCTAATGCTGGATTGCAGCGATACTAAGGCTTAA
- a CDS encoding NAD-dependent succinate-semialdehyde dehydrogenase codes for MSNQITTINPSNGEQLKSYTKMDLAEVTQIIEESHAAFLQWRLESLEQRAKSVKAIGKALQEHKEEFADLMVKEMGKLPEQARQEIDLCVGICDYTAEHGPEELADEERKPGNGQRGIVTYSPIGIVYGIQPWNFPAYQVVRYSIANIMAGNTVLLKHAENVTGSGLLLEKIYREAGLPENVFRTLVISHETSDEVIAHSLVRGVTLTGSDGAGRKVATQAAKHLKKTVLELGSNDAYLVLDDADLDVAVDTCVMGRVFNTGQTCVAAKRFVVTEANYEAFKERYVEKMKALKVGDPTQSDTDVGPMARVDLRDQLHKQVEESVSKGARILCGGEKPEGKGAFYPVTVLENVEPGQPAYDDELFGPVAALIRAKDDEDAMRIANDSRYGLGGGIISKDVQRATELASKYFDTGMVFINGFGVATPEMPFGGVKDSGYGREHGGFGMHEFVNVKAINVVKE; via the coding sequence ATGAGTAACCAAATTACTACGATCAATCCCTCTAACGGCGAACAGCTGAAAAGCTATACGAAAATGGATCTTGCCGAGGTCACTCAGATAATCGAGGAGAGCCACGCTGCATTTTTACAATGGCGTCTTGAGTCGCTGGAGCAGCGTGCTAAGAGCGTGAAAGCTATCGGTAAGGCGCTGCAAGAACACAAGGAAGAGTTTGCCGACCTCATGGTTAAAGAAATGGGGAAACTGCCCGAACAGGCTCGTCAGGAAATCGACTTATGCGTGGGTATATGCGACTACACCGCTGAGCATGGCCCGGAAGAGTTGGCTGATGAAGAACGCAAGCCAGGCAACGGTCAGCGAGGTATTGTCACTTACTCGCCAATTGGTATCGTCTACGGTATCCAGCCATGGAACTTTCCCGCTTATCAAGTCGTACGCTATTCGATAGCTAACATCATGGCCGGCAACACTGTGCTGCTGAAACATGCTGAGAACGTTACCGGTAGCGGCTTGTTGCTGGAAAAAATTTATCGCGAAGCAGGACTGCCTGAAAACGTGTTCCGCACCTTGGTTATTTCCCACGAGACTTCGGATGAAGTCATTGCTCACTCACTGGTACGTGGTGTGACTCTCACCGGGAGCGACGGCGCAGGACGTAAAGTGGCGACTCAGGCTGCTAAGCATCTCAAAAAGACGGTGCTGGAACTTGGCTCTAACGACGCGTACCTGGTGCTCGACGATGCCGACCTCGATGTTGCGGTGGATACCTGCGTTATGGGACGGGTATTCAACACCGGACAGACTTGTGTGGCTGCCAAGCGGTTCGTGGTGACCGAGGCTAACTACGAGGCATTCAAAGAGCGCTATGTTGAGAAGATGAAAGCTCTGAAAGTTGGTGACCCTACGCAAAGCGATACGGATGTAGGCCCTATGGCCCGTGTTGATCTGCGAGACCAATTGCATAAACAGGTTGAAGAAAGCGTGAGTAAAGGCGCCCGCATACTTTGTGGCGGGGAGAAACCTGAGGGCAAAGGTGCCTTTTATCCGGTAACCGTGCTGGAAAATGTCGAACCGGGTCAGCCGGCTTACGATGACGAGCTGTTCGGCCCAGTTGCCGCATTGATTCGTGCTAAGGATGACGAAGACGCTATGCGCATAGCTAACGACAGCCGCTACGGCCTTGGTGGTGGTATTATCTCAAAAGATGTGCAGCGTGCCACGGAGTTGGCGAGCAAATACTTCGATACCGGTATGGTTTTCATCAACGGCTTCGGCGTTGCAACACCAGAGATGCCCTTTGGTGGTGTTAAGGACTCAGGCTACGGCCGCGAACATGGCGGTTTTGGCATGCATGAGTTTGTTAATGTTAAGGCAATCAACGTGGTTAAGGAGTAA
- a CDS encoding DUF2891 domain-containing protein — translation MNIRGIISSALLMSVSLFTQAADNNASSHELSLSEANKLVELPLHCVETPYPYKTGIILGSADDLKEPSVLHPVFYGCFDWHSAAHGYWSMVTLLRQFPDLEQADEVKAILKRNLTAEKVAREVDFFSKDINDSFERTYGWAWLLKLSDELHSWEDPMAKDLAANLQPLADLIVERYINFLPRLVYPVRVGEHTNTAFGLSFAYDYAVNQQHTGLQQLIAKRAKDYFLEDKNCPIGWEPSGYDFLSPCLEEIGLMQRVLPKQQFLTWLDDFMPQLADPEFSLAVGEVGDRTDGKLVHLDGLNFSRAWNLYALANQYPQYRHLRKIADKHMAHSYPNLIGDSYEGGHWLGSFAIQALNQTQQ, via the coding sequence ATGAATATTCGCGGCATTATAAGCAGTGCCCTACTCATGTCGGTTAGCCTGTTCACTCAGGCGGCCGATAATAACGCATCGTCACACGAGCTCAGCCTCTCGGAAGCCAATAAGCTGGTGGAGCTACCACTGCATTGTGTCGAGACACCTTATCCATACAAAACAGGAATAATATTAGGCAGTGCCGATGATTTAAAGGAACCGTCGGTTCTGCACCCGGTTTTTTACGGCTGTTTTGACTGGCACAGCGCCGCTCATGGTTATTGGTCAATGGTGACGTTGCTGCGTCAGTTTCCGGACTTAGAACAGGCCGACGAAGTCAAAGCCATACTTAAACGTAATTTAACCGCCGAGAAAGTGGCGCGCGAAGTCGACTTTTTCAGTAAAGATATTAATGACTCGTTTGAGCGCACTTACGGCTGGGCCTGGCTGTTAAAGCTGTCTGACGAGCTCCATTCATGGGAAGACCCTATGGCCAAAGACCTAGCCGCTAACTTACAACCATTAGCCGATTTAATTGTTGAGCGCTATATCAACTTCTTACCTCGATTAGTTTACCCAGTGCGTGTGGGCGAGCATACCAACACAGCCTTTGGCTTAAGTTTCGCCTACGACTATGCCGTTAACCAGCAGCACACCGGACTACAGCAGTTAATTGCCAAACGCGCGAAAGACTATTTTCTGGAAGATAAAAACTGCCCCATAGGCTGGGAGCCCAGCGGCTACGACTTTCTTTCGCCCTGCCTGGAAGAAATTGGCTTAATGCAGCGCGTTCTACCGAAGCAGCAGTTTTTAACCTGGCTGGATGATTTTATGCCACAACTCGCTGACCCAGAATTCAGTCTGGCGGTAGGTGAAGTTGGCGACAGAACCGATGGCAAACTGGTTCATCTGGACGGTTTAAATTTCAGCCGCGCCTGGAACCTCTATGCGCTGGCTAACCAATACCCGCAGTACAGGCATTTACGCAAAATAGCCGATAAGCATATGGCGCACTCATACCCTAATCTAATCGGCGATAGCTACGAAGGTGGTCACTGGCTTGGCAGCTTTGCTATTCAGGCGTTAAATCAGACCCAGCAGTAG
- a CDS encoding S9 family peptidase produces the protein MQKLRPLYIALLSAALLQACSPANQNTDTSSSTSKQGVEAPVAEKVPHEMTIHGDTRIDNYYWMRDDERKDPKVLAYLEAENAYTDEMLAHTEDLQQKLFEEMKSRIAKDDNSVPVRDGDYYYSTEMRGDNEYPIYVRSTDFSGTNKQILLNVNELAEGKDYYSVGSLEVSPDDAILAYSEDTVSRRMYEIKLKNMKTGELLPDQIKNTSGDIVWGNDGQHFYYIKKDPETLLGYQVYRHKVGTEQQQDELVYEEQDTTFYTGIRKSKDDSKIYIIHDATESKGVSLIDANDPNAKPVEFVPREDGLEYSIAKHGDDYYVLTNLDAVNFRLMRVSADKLGDKQHWQEVIPHKEDTRLEDIELFDQHLVYKQRQRGLTEVFVRNLNTGDEQELSFRDKAYTLYFYGNKEADNPELRLYYTSMTTPGSHYNVDLNSLDKTLLKQQPVLGDFKPENYASERLFVTARDGAEVPVTLVYRKDKFKKDGANPLYQYGYGSYGSTSEPSFSSNRLSLLDRGFVFAIAHIRGSQMLGRTWYEDGKKLSKKNTFNDFVDVTKSLVEQGYGAEDKVFAMGGSAGGLLMGAVINQAPELYLGVAAHVPFVDVVTTMLDESIPLTTNEFDEWGNPKEKVYYDYMLSYSPYDQISAQDYPNLLVTTGLFDSQVQYFEPAKWVAKLRDYKTDDNLLLFKTEMEAGHGGVSGRFKRLQNTALEYAFFLDLLKNQ, from the coding sequence ATGCAAAAACTTCGCCCCCTTTATATTGCTCTATTAAGTGCTGCATTATTGCAGGCCTGCTCTCCCGCGAATCAAAACACCGATACCAGCTCATCGACCTCTAAACAAGGCGTTGAAGCTCCGGTAGCAGAAAAAGTCCCTCATGAAATGACCATTCATGGTGATACCCGCATCGATAATTATTACTGGATGCGGGACGATGAACGTAAAGACCCTAAAGTACTGGCTTATCTTGAGGCAGAGAACGCTTATACGGATGAGATGCTGGCTCACACGGAAGATTTGCAGCAAAAGCTGTTTGAAGAAATGAAAAGCCGCATTGCCAAAGATGATAACTCCGTACCAGTACGTGACGGCGACTACTATTACTCAACAGAAATGCGCGGCGATAACGAATACCCGATTTACGTTCGCAGTACAGATTTTTCCGGTACCAACAAGCAAATTTTGTTAAATGTTAATGAGCTTGCTGAAGGTAAAGATTATTACTCCGTAGGCAGTCTTGAAGTTAGCCCGGACGATGCGATTCTTGCCTATAGTGAAGATACCGTTAGCCGCCGTATGTATGAAATTAAACTTAAGAATATGAAAACCGGTGAGTTACTCCCGGATCAAATCAAAAATACGTCTGGCGATATTGTCTGGGGTAACGACGGACAGCATTTTTACTACATAAAGAAAGACCCGGAAACCCTGCTGGGTTATCAAGTATATCGTCATAAAGTGGGTACCGAACAGCAACAAGATGAACTGGTCTATGAAGAGCAGGACACAACCTTTTACACCGGCATTCGCAAAAGCAAAGACGACTCAAAAATTTATATTATCCATGATGCGACCGAATCTAAAGGCGTCTCGCTAATTGATGCCAATGACCCCAACGCCAAGCCGGTTGAGTTTGTGCCACGGGAAGACGGCCTGGAATACAGCATAGCTAAACACGGTGATGATTATTATGTGTTGACCAATCTGGATGCCGTGAACTTTCGCCTGATGCGGGTAAGCGCAGATAAGCTTGGCGACAAGCAGCACTGGCAGGAAGTTATTCCACATAAAGAAGACACTCGACTGGAAGACATTGAGCTGTTTGACCAGCATTTGGTTTATAAACAGCGCCAGCGCGGACTAACAGAGGTGTTCGTACGAAACCTAAATACCGGTGATGAACAAGAGCTTTCATTCCGCGACAAAGCTTACACGCTGTATTTTTACGGTAACAAAGAAGCCGATAACCCTGAGCTGCGCCTTTACTACACCAGTATGACCACTCCGGGTAGCCATTATAATGTAGACCTGAACAGTCTGGATAAAACGCTGTTAAAGCAACAGCCTGTACTTGGCGATTTTAAACCTGAAAACTACGCTTCCGAACGGTTATTTGTCACCGCCCGGGACGGTGCTGAGGTACCGGTAACACTGGTTTACCGTAAGGACAAATTTAAAAAAGATGGCGCCAACCCACTTTATCAATACGGTTATGGCTCTTACGGTTCTACTTCAGAACCCAGCTTTAGCAGCAACCGTCTAAGCTTACTGGATCGCGGCTTTGTTTTTGCTATCGCCCATATTCGCGGCTCACAAATGCTCGGTCGCACCTGGTACGAAGACGGCAAAAAACTGAGCAAGAAAAATACCTTTAATGACTTTGTTGATGTGACTAAGTCATTGGTTGAGCAAGGCTATGGCGCAGAGGATAAAGTCTTTGCCATGGGTGGTAGTGCTGGTGGCCTGTTAATGGGCGCAGTGATCAATCAGGCACCGGAGCTTTACCTTGGCGTAGCGGCACATGTACCTTTTGTCGATGTTGTGACGACCATGCTGGATGAGAGTATTCCTCTCACTACCAACGAGTTTGACGAGTGGGGTAACCCGAAAGAGAAAGTCTATTACGACTATATGTTGTCGTATTCACCTTATGATCAAATCAGCGCACAGGACTACCCTAACCTGCTGGTAACCACCGGACTCTTTGACTCACAAGTGCAGTATTTCGAACCAGCCAAGTGGGTCGCTAAGCTCAGGGATTATAAAACCGATGATAATCTGCTGCTGTTTAAAACCGAAATGGAAGCGGGTCACGGTGGTGTTTCCGGGCGCTTTAAGCGCTTGCAAAACACGGCGCTGGAATACGCTTTCTTTCTCGATTTACTGAAAAACCAATGA
- the dps gene encoding DNA starvation/stationary phase protection protein Dps, producing the protein MNTSDKTAEFTAPGIKNESAQDAIALLDDRLVALLDLQLTLKHVHWNVVGPNFIGVHEMLDPQVDSIREMTDTIAERIATMGGVPAGTPQSIVDRRSWKDYSIGRGLVTEHLVALDKVYNGVNKDHRDALNKLAELDPVSEDMLTGQLAELEQFQWFVRAHIESASGELKS; encoded by the coding sequence ATGAATACAAGTGATAAAACAGCTGAATTCACCGCCCCTGGGATTAAAAACGAATCTGCCCAAGACGCTATAGCGCTGCTCGACGACCGTCTGGTTGCACTGCTTGACCTTCAACTGACGCTTAAACATGTTCACTGGAACGTGGTTGGTCCAAACTTTATTGGCGTACACGAAATGCTGGACCCGCAGGTTGATAGCATTCGTGAAATGACCGATACCATCGCAGAGCGCATCGCCACTATGGGCGGCGTTCCCGCCGGTACCCCGCAGTCAATTGTGGACCGCCGTTCATGGAAAGACTATTCGATAGGCAGGGGTCTGGTCACTGAACATCTGGTTGCGCTTGATAAAGTGTACAACGGTGTTAATAAAGACCACAGAGACGCGCTCAATAAACTCGCTGAACTAGACCCTGTTTCGGAAGACATGCTCACTGGCCAACTCGCTGAGCTTGAGCAATTCCAGTGGTTTGTCCGTGCTCATATCGAGTCAGCATCGGGTGAACTCAAAAGCTAA